From the genome of Paraburkholderia flava, one region includes:
- a CDS encoding type II toxin-antitoxin system VapC family toxin, whose protein sequence is MILVDTSVWIDHINASDHILVGLLAEERVLTHPYVIGEISLGSLRKRALVLGALLDLPSAPVATPEETFYLIERQRLFNRGIGYVDTSLLASAFLQPGVTIWTRDKRLKSVADELGLSAVLGH, encoded by the coding sequence ATGATCCTCGTTGACACGTCGGTCTGGATCGATCACATCAATGCTTCTGATCACATACTGGTTGGCCTGCTTGCCGAGGAACGTGTGCTGACCCACCCGTACGTAATCGGAGAGATTTCACTCGGGAGTTTGCGCAAACGTGCGCTCGTGCTTGGTGCGCTACTGGATCTACCGAGCGCGCCAGTGGCGACACCGGAAGAGACGTTTTATCTGATCGAACGACAGCGCTTGTTCAATCGGGGGATCGGATATGTGGACACCTCACTATTAGCCTCTGCGTTTCTGCAACCTGGGGTCACCATCTGGACGCGTGACAAACGCTTAAAGAGCGTGGCTGACGAACTTGGCCTCAGTGCGGTGCTTGGCCACTAG
- a CDS encoding PAAR domain-containing protein — protein sequence MSIIEWFAITCESLQTIDEVNGLRPYDVVFTTERLAMMRRYLSVDDQPETGGVIEPYSGAPISFSGRSPVKIGARCYCNACEMTGVIAKAGGPRRHIHVNTELALDGDILLCACPRPPRMIAGSIATAWFEDMGTRQGKCGDAVMVSAMGLPPLFDERVKVVGAGVSVGYPYFIQMADGRTTGGHLDEAGALPRIFTECAADYHVYWGDEALAMRGGK from the coding sequence ATGTCTATTATCGAGTGGTTTGCAATCACTTGTGAATCTTTGCAAACAATTGACGAGGTGAATGGCTTAAGACCCTACGATGTCGTTTTCACAACGGAGAGGCTAGCGATGATGCGGCGTTATCTCAGTGTGGACGATCAGCCTGAAACTGGAGGCGTCATTGAGCCGTATTCCGGAGCACCAATCAGTTTTAGCGGACGCTCGCCAGTGAAGATCGGCGCGCGTTGTTATTGCAACGCCTGCGAGATGACCGGTGTGATCGCGAAAGCTGGAGGACCGCGACGACATATCCATGTCAACACTGAACTCGCGCTCGACGGCGATATCCTGCTCTGCGCATGTCCAAGGCCACCGCGCATGATTGCTGGATCAATCGCGACGGCATGGTTTGAGGACATGGGCACGAGGCAAGGGAAATGCGGCGACGCAGTCATGGTCAGCGCAATGGGCCTGCCACCGCTGTTCGATGAGCGCGTCAAGGTAGTCGGAGCAGGTGTATCGGTGGGCTATCCGTACTTCATCCAGATGGCGGACGGACGAACCACTGGCGGGCACCTGGACGAGGCCGGAGCCTTGCCGCGTATCTTCACGGAGTGCGCCGCCGATTATCATGTGTACTGGGGCGACGAAGCCCTTGCGATGCGCGGTGGGAAGTGA
- a CDS encoding aldo/keto reductase, whose amino-acid sequence MDYVKLGRTGLDVSRLCLGCMSYGAPDRGTHAWSLDEQQARPFIRQALDHGINFFDTANTYSAGTSEEIVGRALKDMARRDEIVLATKVFNRMSPGPNGAGLSRKAIFAEIDNSLRRLGTDYVDLYQIHRWDYSTPIEETMEALHDVVKAGKARYIGASSMFAWQFSKALHVAERNGWTRFVTMQNYVNLLYREEEREMLPLCESEGIGVIPWSPLARGRLTRDWDTTSARSDTDEFGRTLYKQTADADRRVVERVGEVAAARGVPRAQVALAWVLQKKPVSAPIVGATKPQHLDDAVGALSLALTADEIAKLEELYVPHAVTGFK is encoded by the coding sequence ATGGACTACGTCAAACTCGGCCGCACGGGCCTCGATGTTTCGCGCCTGTGTCTCGGCTGCATGAGCTACGGTGCGCCCGATCGCGGCACGCATGCGTGGTCGCTCGACGAACAGCAGGCGCGCCCGTTCATCAGGCAGGCACTCGATCACGGCATCAACTTCTTCGACACCGCCAACACTTACTCGGCCGGCACGAGCGAGGAAATCGTCGGGCGTGCGCTGAAAGACATGGCACGTCGCGACGAAATCGTGCTCGCCACCAAAGTCTTCAACCGGATGTCGCCGGGCCCGAATGGTGCCGGTCTGTCGCGCAAGGCGATCTTCGCGGAAATCGACAACAGCTTGCGACGCCTCGGCACTGACTACGTCGACCTCTATCAGATTCATCGCTGGGACTACAGCACGCCGATCGAAGAAACGATGGAAGCGCTGCACGACGTCGTGAAGGCGGGTAAGGCACGTTACATCGGCGCATCGTCGATGTTTGCGTGGCAGTTCTCGAAAGCGCTGCACGTCGCTGAGCGAAACGGCTGGACCCGCTTCGTCACGATGCAGAACTACGTGAACCTGCTCTATCGCGAGGAAGAACGCGAAATGCTGCCGCTGTGCGAAAGCGAAGGCATCGGTGTGATTCCGTGGAGCCCGCTCGCGCGTGGTCGCCTGACGCGCGACTGGGACACGACGAGCGCGCGCTCGGACACCGACGAATTCGGTCGCACGCTGTACAAGCAGACGGCGGATGCGGATCGTCGTGTCGTCGAGCGGGTCGGTGAGGTTGCGGCTGCGCGCGGTGTGCCGCGCGCGCAGGTCGCGCTCGCGTGGGTGCTGCAGAAAAAGCCGGTCAGCGCGCCGATCGTCGGGGCGACGAAGCCGCAGCATCTGGACGATGCGGTGGGTGCGTTATCCCTTGCACTGACCGCCGATGAAATCGCGAAGCTCGAAGAGTTGTATGTGCCGCATGCGGTGACGGGGTTCAAGTAA
- a CDS encoding type II toxin-antitoxin system VapB family antitoxin, with translation MRTTIALDDDLIAKAQAYTGVEEKSALVREALKALIQREAAKRLASLGGSQPGIKGAPRRRQGVK, from the coding sequence GTGCGCACTACCATTGCACTCGATGATGATTTGATCGCCAAGGCTCAAGCCTATACGGGCGTGGAAGAAAAATCGGCACTCGTGCGTGAAGCACTGAAGGCCCTGATCCAGCGTGAGGCTGCAAAGCGACTCGCCAGCCTTGGGGGAAGCCAGCCGGGCATCAAGGGAGCACCGCGTCGCCGGCAGGGCGTTAAATGA
- a CDS encoding cation diffusion facilitator family transporter, translating to MTEESPKAIFYALAANFGIAVCKFAAAAFTGSGSMFAEAIHSTADCGNQLLLLFGLRQARRPATVLHPLGAGRAIYFYSLLVALLLFFVGGAFSVYEGVHRLVAHEPLSHAFVALIVLGVSVVLETFSLMGAVREIRKVHPDKSMWRWFRETRESDLLVVAGEDIAALFGLAIAFVAVLATMVTGNPMYDALGSVGVGVLLMVIAWLVAREVKSMLIGESASPEVRRAIEAHLRARSEIRSIMNLITLQWGKHVVVAVQAEMIDYASGRAMVDAINIVEADLQAAFPQVKWVFFEPDVPRVGAANVGD from the coding sequence ATGACAGAAGAATCGCCGAAAGCCATTTTCTACGCGCTCGCCGCCAACTTCGGCATTGCGGTCTGCAAGTTCGCAGCCGCAGCGTTCACCGGTTCCGGCTCGATGTTCGCCGAAGCGATCCACTCCACCGCCGATTGCGGCAACCAGTTGCTGTTGCTATTCGGTCTGCGGCAGGCGCGCCGTCCCGCGACCGTGCTGCATCCGCTCGGCGCGGGCCGCGCGATCTATTTCTACTCGCTGCTCGTCGCGCTGCTGCTGTTCTTTGTCGGCGGTGCGTTCTCGGTGTACGAGGGCGTGCATCGCCTCGTCGCACACGAGCCGCTGTCGCATGCGTTCGTCGCGCTGATCGTGCTGGGTGTGTCGGTCGTGCTTGAAACGTTCTCGCTGATGGGCGCGGTCCGCGAGATCCGCAAGGTGCACCCGGACAAGTCGATGTGGCGATGGTTTCGCGAAACGCGCGAGTCCGATCTGCTCGTCGTCGCAGGCGAGGATATTGCCGCGCTTTTTGGCCTCGCGATCGCGTTCGTCGCTGTGCTCGCGACGATGGTGACCGGCAATCCGATGTACGACGCTCTCGGTTCGGTCGGCGTTGGCGTGCTGCTGATGGTGATCGCGTGGCTCGTCGCGCGCGAGGTGAAGTCGATGCTGATCGGCGAATCGGCGAGCCCGGAAGTGCGACGCGCGATCGAAGCGCATCTGCGTGCACGTAGCGAAATTCGCAGCATCATGAATCTGATCACGCTGCAATGGGGCAAGCACGTGGTGGTCGCGGTGCAGGCCGAGATGATCGACTACGCAAGCGGACGCGCGATGGTCGATGCGATCAATATCGTCGAGGCGGATTTGCAGGCGGCGTTTCCGCAGGTTAAGTGGGTGTTTTTTGAGCCGGATGTGCCGCGTGTGGGTGCGGCTAATGTAGGAGATTGA
- a CDS encoding type VI secretion system amidase effector protein Tae4 yields MPNRKTVVRTNLTPGSIKEVHLRAVSFAELWAAYPDKEDPFVDPHTGKVPPYADNQCAIRLSLTLHNVGVEMQSYRGAGQIRIDGKRTALRAREMAGWLGLHPLAGLTTPIDVTGADWQEKVKGRTGIIFFSGYWARDTDSKGTTTGDHIDLWNKDTLTSPGVEGWLTSFARFRIGALSLWYSDLGKSSQILFWEIK; encoded by the coding sequence ATGCCGAACAGGAAAACGGTCGTCAGAACGAACCTCACCCCTGGCTCGATCAAGGAAGTGCATCTCCGAGCCGTTTCGTTTGCTGAGCTTTGGGCTGCGTATCCTGACAAGGAGGATCCTTTTGTTGATCCTCATACTGGCAAGGTGCCTCCGTATGCTGACAATCAATGCGCGATTCGATTGAGTCTCACGCTACATAACGTCGGTGTTGAAATGCAGTCATATCGCGGTGCAGGCCAGATACGCATTGACGGGAAAAGAACCGCACTTCGCGCCCGCGAGATGGCGGGCTGGCTCGGGCTTCACCCGCTAGCGGGACTGACGACACCCATTGACGTCACCGGTGCAGACTGGCAAGAGAAGGTCAAAGGGCGAACGGGGATCATATTCTTCTCGGGTTACTGGGCACGCGATACGGACTCGAAAGGCACGACGACCGGCGATCACATCGACCTCTGGAACAAGGACACGCTGACGTCACCAGGAGTCGAAGGTTGGCTGACTTCGTTCGCGCGTTTTCGCATCGGAGCATTGTCCCTCTGGTACTCCGATCTCGGCAAATCCAGCCAGATCCTCTTCTGGGAAATCAAATGA